Proteins encoded within one genomic window of Pongo pygmaeus isolate AG05252 chromosome 18, NHGRI_mPonPyg2-v2.0_pri, whole genome shotgun sequence:
- the ZNF598 gene encoding E3 ubiquitin-protein ligase ZNF598 isoform X7, protein MAAAGGAEGQRAALEAAAAAAAPERGGGSCVLCCGDLEATALGRCDHPVCYRCSTKMRVLCEQRYCAVCREELRQVVFGKKLPAFATIPIHQLQHEKKYDIYFADGKVYALYRQLLQHECPRCPELPPFSLFGDLEQHMRRQHELFCCRLCLQHLQIFTYERKWYSRKDLARHRMQGDPDDTSHRGHPLCKFCDERYLDNDELLKHLRRDHYFCHFCDSDGAQDYYSDYAYLREHFREKHFLCEEGRCSTEQFTHAFRTEIDLKAHRTACHSRSRAEARQNRQIDLQFSYAPRHSRRNEVTGCLLAAGVVGGEDYEEVDRYSRQGRVARAGTRGAQQSRRGSWRYKREEEDREVAAAVRASVAAQQQEEARRSEDQEEGGRPKKEEAAARGPEDPRGPRRSPRTQGEGPGPKETSTNGPVSQEAFSVTGPAAPGCVGVPGTLPPPSPKLKDEDFPSLSASTSSSCSTAATPGPVGLVLPYAIPARGRSAFQEEDFPALVSSVPKPGTTPTSLVSAWNSSSSSKKVAQPPLSAQATGSGQPTRKAGKGSRGSRKGGLPLTQEEEGGSPAVQELLSTRPTGSVSSTLGPASIQPSKVGKKKKVGSEKPGTTLPQPPPTTCPPGALQAPEAPASRAEGPVAVVVNGHTEGPALARSTPKEPPGLPRPLGSFPCPTPQEDFPALGGPCPPRMPPPPGFSAVVLLKGTPPPPPPGLVPPVSKPPPGFSGLLPSPHPACVPSPATTTMTKVPRPPPAPRAYLVPENFRERNLQLIQSIRDFLQSDEARFSEFRSHSGEFRQGLISAAQYYKSCRDLLGENFQKVFNELLVLLPDTAKQQELLSAHTDFCNREKPLSTKSKKNKKSAWQATTQQAGLDCRVCPTCQQVLAHGDASSHQALHAARDDDFPSLQAIARIIT, encoded by the exons ATGGCGGCGGCGGGGGGTGCCGAGGGGCAGCGCGCGGCCctggaggcggcggcggcggcggcagctccTGAGCGGGGAGGCGGGAGCTGCGTGCTGTGCTGCGGAGACCTGGAGGCCACGGCGCTGGGCCGCTGCGACCACCCGGTGTGCTACCGCTGCTCCACCAAGATGCGGGTGCTCTGCGAGCAGCGCTACTGCGCCGTGTGCCGCGAGGAGCTGCGCCAG GTGGTCTTTGGGAAGAAGCTTCCTGCCTTCGCCACCATCCCCATCCACCAGCTGCAGCATGAGAAGAAATATGATATCTACTTTGCAGATGGAAAGGTGTATGCATTGTACAG GCAGCTGCTGCAGCACGAGTGCCCGCGGTGCCCCGAGCTGCCGCCTTTCAGCCTCTTCGGGGACCTGGAGCAGCACATGCGGAGGCAGCATGAGCTCTTCTGCTGCCGGCTGTGCCTCCAGCACCTCCAG ATCTTCACATATGAGCGCAAGTGGTACTCGCGCAAGGACCTGGCCCGGCATCGCATGCAGGGTGACCCCGATGACACGTCGCACCGTGGGCACCCGCTCTGCAAGTTCTGTGACGAGCGCTACCTGGACAATGATGAGCTGCTTAAGCACCTGCGCCGCGACCACTACTTCTGCCACTTCTGCGACTCGGACGGGGCCCAGGACTACTACAG CGACTATGCCTACCTGCGTGAGCACTTCCGGGAGAAGCACTTTCTGTGTGAGGAAGGCCGCTGCAGCACGGAGCAGTTCACCCACGCCTTCCGCACCGAGATCGACCTCAAGGCCCACAGGACGGCCTGCCACAGTCGCAGCCGCGCCGAGGCGCGCCAGAACCGCCAGATCGACCTGCAGTTCAGCTACGCGCCACGGCACTCGCGCCGGAACGAGG TGACAGGCTGTCTGCTGGCCGCAGGGGTCGTTGGTGGCGAAGACTACGAGGAGGTGGACAGGTACAGCCGCCAGGGCCGAGTGGCCCGGGCCGGCACTCGCGGAGCCCAGCAGAGCCGCCGAGGAAGCTGGAGGTACAAAAG GGAAGAAGAGGACCGAGAAGTAGCAGCTGCCGTCCGGGCCTCCGTGGCCGCACAGCAGCAGGAGGAGGCTCGCAGGAGTGAGGACCAGGAGGAAGGTGGTCGGCCCAAGAAGGAGGAGGCAGCGGCGCGGGGTCCTGAGGATCCCCGTGGCCCCCGGCGCTCACCCCGGACTCAGGGCGAAGGCCCAG GCCCCAAGGAAACCTCGACAAATGGTCCTGTAAGCCAAGAAGCCTTCTCGGTGACGGGCCCAGCCGCCCCAGGGTGTGTGGGGGTACCAGG CACCCTCCCACCACCCAGCCCGAAGCTCAAGGACGAAGACTTCCCCAGCCTCTctgcctccacttcctcctcctgctccacTGCAGCAACCCCGGGCCCTGTGGGGTTGGTGCTGCCGTACGCCATCCCTGCCAGAGGCAGGAGTGCCTTCCAGGAGGAGGACTTCCCTGCCCTGGTATCCTCGGTGCCCAAGCCTGGCACCACCCCCACCAGCCTCGTCTCTGCTTGGaacagcagcagtagcagcaagAAGGTAGCACAGCCCCCACTCTCGGCGCAGGCTACCGGCAGCGGCCAGCCCACCAGGAAGGCTGGGAAGGGGAGCAGGGGCAGCAGGAAGGGCGGCCTGCCCCTCACACAGGAGGAGGAGGGCGGCAGCCCGGCCGTGCAGGAGCTTCTAAGCACACGCCCCACGGGCTCCGTCTCCTCCACACTGGGGCCGGCCTCCATCCAGCCCTCTAAGGTTGGCAAGAAGAAGAAAGTGGGCTCGGAGAAGCCGGGCACCACACTGCCACAGCCCCCACCCACTACCTGTCCCCCAGGGGCTTTGCAGGCCCCGGAAGCTCCTGCCAGCAGAGCCGAGGGGCCAGTTGCCGTCGTCGTTAATGGACACACAGAGGGCCCGGCCCTGGCTCGGAGTACCCCCAAGGAACCCCCAGGGCTCCCAAGGCCTCTGGGGTCCTTCCCCTGCCCCACGCCACAGGAGGACTTCCCAGCGCTCGGCGGCCCCTGCCCGCCCCGGATGCCGCCGCCCCCAG GCTTCAGCGCTGTGGTGCTCCTGAAGGGCACgcctcccccacccccgccgGGCCTGGTGCCCCCAGTCAGCAAGCCACCCCCCGGCTTCTCTGGCCTTCTGCCTAGCCCCCACCCGGCCTGtgtccccagccctgccaccaccaccatgacAAAAGT ACCCAGGCCGCCGCCTGCCCCACGGGCCTACCTAGTCCCCGAGAACTTCCGGGAGAGGAACCTTCAGCTCATCCAGTCCATCAGGGACTTCCTGCAGAGCGACGAGGCCCGCTTCAGCGAGTTCAGGAGCCACTCAGGGGAGTTCAGACAG GGCCTGATCTCCGCAGCCCAGTATTACAAGAGTTGCCGGGACCTGCTGGGGGAGAATTTCCAGAAGGTCTTTAATGAGCTGCTGGTCCTGCTGCCCGACACGGCCAAGCAGCAGGAGCTCCTGTCTGCACACACGGACTTCTGCAACCGCGAGAAGCCTCTCAGCACCAAGTCCAAGAAGAACAAGAAGAGCGCGTGGCAGGCCACCACCCAGCAGGCGGGCCTGGACTGCCGTGTGTGCCCCACCTGCCAGCAGGTGCTCGCGCATGGCGACGCCAGCAGCCACCAGGCGCTGCATGCTGCCCGGGACGACGACTTCCCCTCTCTGCAAGCCATCGCCAGGATCATCACGTAG
- the ZNF598 gene encoding E3 ubiquitin-protein ligase ZNF598 isoform X17 — protein MAAAGGAEGQRAALEAAAAAAAPERGGGSCVLCCGDLEATALGRCDHPVCYRCSTKMRVLCEQRYCAVCREELRQVVFGKKLPAFATIPIHQLQHEKKYDIYFADGKVYALYRQLLQHECPRCPELPPFSLFGDLEQHMRRQHELFCCRLCLQHLQIFTYERKWYSRKDLARHRMQGDPDDTSHRGHPLCKFCDERYLDNDELLKHLRRDHYFCHFCDSDGAQDYYSDYAYLREHFREKHFLCEEGRCSTEQFTHAFRTEIDLKAHRTACHSRSRAEARQNRQIDLQFSYAPRHSRRNEGVVGGEDYEEVDRYSRQGRVARAGTRGAQQSRRGSWREEEDREVAAAVRASVAAQQQEEARRSEDQEEGGRPKKEEAAARGPEDPRGPRRSPRTQGEGPGPKETSTNGPVSQEAFSVTGPAAPGTLPPPSPKLKDEDFPSLSASTSSSCSTAATPGPVGLVLPYAIPARGRSAFQEEDFPALVSSVPKPGTTPTSLVSAWNSSSSSKKVAQPPLSAQATGSGQPTRKAGKGSRGSRKGGLPLTQEEEGGSPAVQELLSTRPTGSVSSTLGPASIQPSKVGKKKKVGSEKPGTTLPQPPPTTCPPGALQAPEAPASRAEGPVAVVVNGHTEGPALARSTPKEPPGLPRPLGSFPCPTPQEDFPALGGPCPPRMPPPPGFSAVVLLKGTPPPPPPGLVPPVSKPPPGFSGLLPSPHPACVPSPATTTMTKVPRPPPAPRAYLVPENFRERNLQLIQSIRDFLQSDEARFSEFRSHSGEFRQGLISAAQYYKSCRDLLGENFQKVFNELLVLLPDTAKQQELLSAHTDFCNREKPLSTKSKKNKKSAWQATTQQAGLDCRVCPTCQQVLAHGDASSHQALHAARDDDFPSLQAIARIIT, from the exons ATGGCGGCGGCGGGGGGTGCCGAGGGGCAGCGCGCGGCCctggaggcggcggcggcggcggcagctccTGAGCGGGGAGGCGGGAGCTGCGTGCTGTGCTGCGGAGACCTGGAGGCCACGGCGCTGGGCCGCTGCGACCACCCGGTGTGCTACCGCTGCTCCACCAAGATGCGGGTGCTCTGCGAGCAGCGCTACTGCGCCGTGTGCCGCGAGGAGCTGCGCCAG GTGGTCTTTGGGAAGAAGCTTCCTGCCTTCGCCACCATCCCCATCCACCAGCTGCAGCATGAGAAGAAATATGATATCTACTTTGCAGATGGAAAGGTGTATGCATTGTACAG GCAGCTGCTGCAGCACGAGTGCCCGCGGTGCCCCGAGCTGCCGCCTTTCAGCCTCTTCGGGGACCTGGAGCAGCACATGCGGAGGCAGCATGAGCTCTTCTGCTGCCGGCTGTGCCTCCAGCACCTCCAG ATCTTCACATATGAGCGCAAGTGGTACTCGCGCAAGGACCTGGCCCGGCATCGCATGCAGGGTGACCCCGATGACACGTCGCACCGTGGGCACCCGCTCTGCAAGTTCTGTGACGAGCGCTACCTGGACAATGATGAGCTGCTTAAGCACCTGCGCCGCGACCACTACTTCTGCCACTTCTGCGACTCGGACGGGGCCCAGGACTACTACAG CGACTATGCCTACCTGCGTGAGCACTTCCGGGAGAAGCACTTTCTGTGTGAGGAAGGCCGCTGCAGCACGGAGCAGTTCACCCACGCCTTCCGCACCGAGATCGACCTCAAGGCCCACAGGACGGCCTGCCACAGTCGCAGCCGCGCCGAGGCGCGCCAGAACCGCCAGATCGACCTGCAGTTCAGCTACGCGCCACGGCACTCGCGCCGGAACGAGG GGGTCGTTGGTGGCGAAGACTACGAGGAGGTGGACAGGTACAGCCGCCAGGGCCGAGTGGCCCGGGCCGGCACTCGCGGAGCCCAGCAGAGCCGCCGAGGAAGCTGGAG GGAAGAAGAGGACCGAGAAGTAGCAGCTGCCGTCCGGGCCTCCGTGGCCGCACAGCAGCAGGAGGAGGCTCGCAGGAGTGAGGACCAGGAGGAAGGTGGTCGGCCCAAGAAGGAGGAGGCAGCGGCGCGGGGTCCTGAGGATCCCCGTGGCCCCCGGCGCTCACCCCGGACTCAGGGCGAAGGCCCAG GCCCCAAGGAAACCTCGACAAATGGTCCTGTAAGCCAAGAAGCCTTCTCGGTGACGGGCCCAGCCGCCCCAGG CACCCTCCCACCACCCAGCCCGAAGCTCAAGGACGAAGACTTCCCCAGCCTCTctgcctccacttcctcctcctgctccacTGCAGCAACCCCGGGCCCTGTGGGGTTGGTGCTGCCGTACGCCATCCCTGCCAGAGGCAGGAGTGCCTTCCAGGAGGAGGACTTCCCTGCCCTGGTATCCTCGGTGCCCAAGCCTGGCACCACCCCCACCAGCCTCGTCTCTGCTTGGaacagcagcagtagcagcaagAAGGTAGCACAGCCCCCACTCTCGGCGCAGGCTACCGGCAGCGGCCAGCCCACCAGGAAGGCTGGGAAGGGGAGCAGGGGCAGCAGGAAGGGCGGCCTGCCCCTCACACAGGAGGAGGAGGGCGGCAGCCCGGCCGTGCAGGAGCTTCTAAGCACACGCCCCACGGGCTCCGTCTCCTCCACACTGGGGCCGGCCTCCATCCAGCCCTCTAAGGTTGGCAAGAAGAAGAAAGTGGGCTCGGAGAAGCCGGGCACCACACTGCCACAGCCCCCACCCACTACCTGTCCCCCAGGGGCTTTGCAGGCCCCGGAAGCTCCTGCCAGCAGAGCCGAGGGGCCAGTTGCCGTCGTCGTTAATGGACACACAGAGGGCCCGGCCCTGGCTCGGAGTACCCCCAAGGAACCCCCAGGGCTCCCAAGGCCTCTGGGGTCCTTCCCCTGCCCCACGCCACAGGAGGACTTCCCAGCGCTCGGCGGCCCCTGCCCGCCCCGGATGCCGCCGCCCCCAG GCTTCAGCGCTGTGGTGCTCCTGAAGGGCACgcctcccccacccccgccgGGCCTGGTGCCCCCAGTCAGCAAGCCACCCCCCGGCTTCTCTGGCCTTCTGCCTAGCCCCCACCCGGCCTGtgtccccagccctgccaccaccaccatgacAAAAGT ACCCAGGCCGCCGCCTGCCCCACGGGCCTACCTAGTCCCCGAGAACTTCCGGGAGAGGAACCTTCAGCTCATCCAGTCCATCAGGGACTTCCTGCAGAGCGACGAGGCCCGCTTCAGCGAGTTCAGGAGCCACTCAGGGGAGTTCAGACAG GGCCTGATCTCCGCAGCCCAGTATTACAAGAGTTGCCGGGACCTGCTGGGGGAGAATTTCCAGAAGGTCTTTAATGAGCTGCTGGTCCTGCTGCCCGACACGGCCAAGCAGCAGGAGCTCCTGTCTGCACACACGGACTTCTGCAACCGCGAGAAGCCTCTCAGCACCAAGTCCAAGAAGAACAAGAAGAGCGCGTGGCAGGCCACCACCCAGCAGGCGGGCCTGGACTGCCGTGTGTGCCCCACCTGCCAGCAGGTGCTCGCGCATGGCGACGCCAGCAGCCACCAGGCGCTGCATGCTGCCCGGGACGACGACTTCCCCTCTCTGCAAGCCATCGCCAGGATCATCACGTAG
- the ZNF598 gene encoding E3 ubiquitin-protein ligase ZNF598 isoform X13, with protein sequence MAAAGGAEGQRAALEAAAAAAAPERGGGSCVLCCGDLEATALGRCDHPVCYRCSTKMRVLCEQRYCAVCREELRQVVFGKKLPAFATIPIHQLQHEKKYDIYFADGKVYALYRQLLQHECPRCPELPPFSLFGDLEQHMRRQHELFCCRLCLQHLQIFTYERKWYSRKDLARHRMQGDPDDTSHRGHPLCKFCDERYLDNDELLKHLRRDHYFCHFCDSDGAQDYYSDYAYLREHFREKHFLCEEGRCSTEQFTHAFRTEIDLKAHRTACHSRSRAEARQNRQIDLQFSYAPRHSRRNEGCLLAAGVVGGEDYEEVDRYSRQGRVARAGTRGAQQSRRGSWRYKREEEDREVAAAVRASVAAQQQEEARRSEDQEEGGRPKKEEAAARGPEDPRGPRRSPRTQGEGPGPKETSTNGPVSQEAFSVTGPAAPGTLPPPSPKLKDEDFPSLSASTSSSCSTAATPGPVGLVLPYAIPARGRSAFQEEDFPALVSSVPKPGTTPTSLVSAWNSSSSSKKVAQPPLSAQATGSGQPTRKAGKGSRGSRKGGLPLTQEEEGGSPAVQELLSTRPTGSVSSTLGPASIQPSKVGKKKKVGSEKPGTTLPQPPPTTCPPGALQAPEAPASRAEGPVAVVVNGHTEGPALARSTPKEPPGLPRPLGSFPCPTPQEDFPALGGPCPPRMPPPPGFSAVVLLKGTPPPPPPGLVPPVSKPPPGFSGLLPSPHPACVPSPATTTMTKVPRPPPAPRAYLVPENFRERNLQLIQSIRDFLQSDEARFSEFRSHSGEFRQGLISAAQYYKSCRDLLGENFQKVFNELLVLLPDTAKQQELLSAHTDFCNREKPLSTKSKKNKKSAWQATTQQAGLDCRVCPTCQQVLAHGDASSHQALHAARDDDFPSLQAIARIIT encoded by the exons ATGGCGGCGGCGGGGGGTGCCGAGGGGCAGCGCGCGGCCctggaggcggcggcggcggcggcagctccTGAGCGGGGAGGCGGGAGCTGCGTGCTGTGCTGCGGAGACCTGGAGGCCACGGCGCTGGGCCGCTGCGACCACCCGGTGTGCTACCGCTGCTCCACCAAGATGCGGGTGCTCTGCGAGCAGCGCTACTGCGCCGTGTGCCGCGAGGAGCTGCGCCAG GTGGTCTTTGGGAAGAAGCTTCCTGCCTTCGCCACCATCCCCATCCACCAGCTGCAGCATGAGAAGAAATATGATATCTACTTTGCAGATGGAAAGGTGTATGCATTGTACAG GCAGCTGCTGCAGCACGAGTGCCCGCGGTGCCCCGAGCTGCCGCCTTTCAGCCTCTTCGGGGACCTGGAGCAGCACATGCGGAGGCAGCATGAGCTCTTCTGCTGCCGGCTGTGCCTCCAGCACCTCCAG ATCTTCACATATGAGCGCAAGTGGTACTCGCGCAAGGACCTGGCCCGGCATCGCATGCAGGGTGACCCCGATGACACGTCGCACCGTGGGCACCCGCTCTGCAAGTTCTGTGACGAGCGCTACCTGGACAATGATGAGCTGCTTAAGCACCTGCGCCGCGACCACTACTTCTGCCACTTCTGCGACTCGGACGGGGCCCAGGACTACTACAG CGACTATGCCTACCTGCGTGAGCACTTCCGGGAGAAGCACTTTCTGTGTGAGGAAGGCCGCTGCAGCACGGAGCAGTTCACCCACGCCTTCCGCACCGAGATCGACCTCAAGGCCCACAGGACGGCCTGCCACAGTCGCAGCCGCGCCGAGGCGCGCCAGAACCGCCAGATCGACCTGCAGTTCAGCTACGCGCCACGGCACTCGCGCCGGAACGAGG GCTGTCTGCTGGCCGCAGGGGTCGTTGGTGGCGAAGACTACGAGGAGGTGGACAGGTACAGCCGCCAGGGCCGAGTGGCCCGGGCCGGCACTCGCGGAGCCCAGCAGAGCCGCCGAGGAAGCTGGAGGTACAAAAG GGAAGAAGAGGACCGAGAAGTAGCAGCTGCCGTCCGGGCCTCCGTGGCCGCACAGCAGCAGGAGGAGGCTCGCAGGAGTGAGGACCAGGAGGAAGGTGGTCGGCCCAAGAAGGAGGAGGCAGCGGCGCGGGGTCCTGAGGATCCCCGTGGCCCCCGGCGCTCACCCCGGACTCAGGGCGAAGGCCCAG GCCCCAAGGAAACCTCGACAAATGGTCCTGTAAGCCAAGAAGCCTTCTCGGTGACGGGCCCAGCCGCCCCAGG CACCCTCCCACCACCCAGCCCGAAGCTCAAGGACGAAGACTTCCCCAGCCTCTctgcctccacttcctcctcctgctccacTGCAGCAACCCCGGGCCCTGTGGGGTTGGTGCTGCCGTACGCCATCCCTGCCAGAGGCAGGAGTGCCTTCCAGGAGGAGGACTTCCCTGCCCTGGTATCCTCGGTGCCCAAGCCTGGCACCACCCCCACCAGCCTCGTCTCTGCTTGGaacagcagcagtagcagcaagAAGGTAGCACAGCCCCCACTCTCGGCGCAGGCTACCGGCAGCGGCCAGCCCACCAGGAAGGCTGGGAAGGGGAGCAGGGGCAGCAGGAAGGGCGGCCTGCCCCTCACACAGGAGGAGGAGGGCGGCAGCCCGGCCGTGCAGGAGCTTCTAAGCACACGCCCCACGGGCTCCGTCTCCTCCACACTGGGGCCGGCCTCCATCCAGCCCTCTAAGGTTGGCAAGAAGAAGAAAGTGGGCTCGGAGAAGCCGGGCACCACACTGCCACAGCCCCCACCCACTACCTGTCCCCCAGGGGCTTTGCAGGCCCCGGAAGCTCCTGCCAGCAGAGCCGAGGGGCCAGTTGCCGTCGTCGTTAATGGACACACAGAGGGCCCGGCCCTGGCTCGGAGTACCCCCAAGGAACCCCCAGGGCTCCCAAGGCCTCTGGGGTCCTTCCCCTGCCCCACGCCACAGGAGGACTTCCCAGCGCTCGGCGGCCCCTGCCCGCCCCGGATGCCGCCGCCCCCAG GCTTCAGCGCTGTGGTGCTCCTGAAGGGCACgcctcccccacccccgccgGGCCTGGTGCCCCCAGTCAGCAAGCCACCCCCCGGCTTCTCTGGCCTTCTGCCTAGCCCCCACCCGGCCTGtgtccccagccctgccaccaccaccatgacAAAAGT ACCCAGGCCGCCGCCTGCCCCACGGGCCTACCTAGTCCCCGAGAACTTCCGGGAGAGGAACCTTCAGCTCATCCAGTCCATCAGGGACTTCCTGCAGAGCGACGAGGCCCGCTTCAGCGAGTTCAGGAGCCACTCAGGGGAGTTCAGACAG GGCCTGATCTCCGCAGCCCAGTATTACAAGAGTTGCCGGGACCTGCTGGGGGAGAATTTCCAGAAGGTCTTTAATGAGCTGCTGGTCCTGCTGCCCGACACGGCCAAGCAGCAGGAGCTCCTGTCTGCACACACGGACTTCTGCAACCGCGAGAAGCCTCTCAGCACCAAGTCCAAGAAGAACAAGAAGAGCGCGTGGCAGGCCACCACCCAGCAGGCGGGCCTGGACTGCCGTGTGTGCCCCACCTGCCAGCAGGTGCTCGCGCATGGCGACGCCAGCAGCCACCAGGCGCTGCATGCTGCCCGGGACGACGACTTCCCCTCTCTGCAAGCCATCGCCAGGATCATCACGTAG
- the ZNF598 gene encoding E3 ubiquitin-protein ligase ZNF598 isoform X15, translating to MAAAGGAEGQRAALEAAAAAAAPERGGGSCVLCCGDLEATALGRCDHPVCYRCSTKMRVLCEQRYCAVCREELRQVVFGKKLPAFATIPIHQLQHEKKYDIYFADGKVYALYRQLLQHECPRCPELPPFSLFGDLEQHMRRQHELFCCRLCLQHLQIFTYERKWYSRKDLARHRMQGDPDDTSHRGHPLCKFCDERYLDNDELLKHLRRDHYFCHFCDSDGAQDYYSDYAYLREHFREKHFLCEEGRCSTEQFTHAFRTEIDLKAHRTACHSRSRAEARQNRQIDLQFSYAPRHSRRNEGVVGGEDYEEVDRYSRQGRVARAGTRGAQQSRRGSWREEEDREVAAAVRASVAAQQQEEARRSEDQEEGGRPKKEEAAARGPEDPRGPRRSPRTQGEGPGPKETSTNGPVSQEAFSVTGPAAPGCVGVPGTLPPPSPKLKDEDFPSLSASTSSSCSTAATPGPVGLVLPYAIPARGRSAFQEEDFPALVSSVPKPGTTPTSLVSAWNSSSSSKKVAQPPLSAQATGSGQPTRKAGKGSRGSRKGGLPLTQEEEGGSPAVQELLSTRPTGSVSSTLGPASIQPSKVGKKKKVGSEKPGTTLPQPPPTTCPPGALQAPEAPASRAEGPVAVVVNGHTEGPALARSTPKEPPGLPRPLGSFPCPTPQEDFPALGGPCPPRMPPPPGFSAVVLLKGTPPPPPPGLVPPVSKPPPGFSGLLPSPHPACVPSPATTTMTKVPRPPPAPRAYLVPENFRERNLQLIQSIRDFLQSDEARFSEFRSHSGEFRQGLISAAQYYKSCRDLLGENFQKVFNELLVLLPDTAKQQELLSAHTDFCNREKPLSTKSKKNKKSAWQATTQQAGLDCRVCPTCQQVLAHGDASSHQALHAARDDDFPSLQAIARIIT from the exons ATGGCGGCGGCGGGGGGTGCCGAGGGGCAGCGCGCGGCCctggaggcggcggcggcggcggcagctccTGAGCGGGGAGGCGGGAGCTGCGTGCTGTGCTGCGGAGACCTGGAGGCCACGGCGCTGGGCCGCTGCGACCACCCGGTGTGCTACCGCTGCTCCACCAAGATGCGGGTGCTCTGCGAGCAGCGCTACTGCGCCGTGTGCCGCGAGGAGCTGCGCCAG GTGGTCTTTGGGAAGAAGCTTCCTGCCTTCGCCACCATCCCCATCCACCAGCTGCAGCATGAGAAGAAATATGATATCTACTTTGCAGATGGAAAGGTGTATGCATTGTACAG GCAGCTGCTGCAGCACGAGTGCCCGCGGTGCCCCGAGCTGCCGCCTTTCAGCCTCTTCGGGGACCTGGAGCAGCACATGCGGAGGCAGCATGAGCTCTTCTGCTGCCGGCTGTGCCTCCAGCACCTCCAG ATCTTCACATATGAGCGCAAGTGGTACTCGCGCAAGGACCTGGCCCGGCATCGCATGCAGGGTGACCCCGATGACACGTCGCACCGTGGGCACCCGCTCTGCAAGTTCTGTGACGAGCGCTACCTGGACAATGATGAGCTGCTTAAGCACCTGCGCCGCGACCACTACTTCTGCCACTTCTGCGACTCGGACGGGGCCCAGGACTACTACAG CGACTATGCCTACCTGCGTGAGCACTTCCGGGAGAAGCACTTTCTGTGTGAGGAAGGCCGCTGCAGCACGGAGCAGTTCACCCACGCCTTCCGCACCGAGATCGACCTCAAGGCCCACAGGACGGCCTGCCACAGTCGCAGCCGCGCCGAGGCGCGCCAGAACCGCCAGATCGACCTGCAGTTCAGCTACGCGCCACGGCACTCGCGCCGGAACGAGG GGGTCGTTGGTGGCGAAGACTACGAGGAGGTGGACAGGTACAGCCGCCAGGGCCGAGTGGCCCGGGCCGGCACTCGCGGAGCCCAGCAGAGCCGCCGAGGAAGCTGGAG GGAAGAAGAGGACCGAGAAGTAGCAGCTGCCGTCCGGGCCTCCGTGGCCGCACAGCAGCAGGAGGAGGCTCGCAGGAGTGAGGACCAGGAGGAAGGTGGTCGGCCCAAGAAGGAGGAGGCAGCGGCGCGGGGTCCTGAGGATCCCCGTGGCCCCCGGCGCTCACCCCGGACTCAGGGCGAAGGCCCAG GCCCCAAGGAAACCTCGACAAATGGTCCTGTAAGCCAAGAAGCCTTCTCGGTGACGGGCCCAGCCGCCCCAGGGTGTGTGGGGGTACCAGG CACCCTCCCACCACCCAGCCCGAAGCTCAAGGACGAAGACTTCCCCAGCCTCTctgcctccacttcctcctcctgctccacTGCAGCAACCCCGGGCCCTGTGGGGTTGGTGCTGCCGTACGCCATCCCTGCCAGAGGCAGGAGTGCCTTCCAGGAGGAGGACTTCCCTGCCCTGGTATCCTCGGTGCCCAAGCCTGGCACCACCCCCACCAGCCTCGTCTCTGCTTGGaacagcagcagtagcagcaagAAGGTAGCACAGCCCCCACTCTCGGCGCAGGCTACCGGCAGCGGCCAGCCCACCAGGAAGGCTGGGAAGGGGAGCAGGGGCAGCAGGAAGGGCGGCCTGCCCCTCACACAGGAGGAGGAGGGCGGCAGCCCGGCCGTGCAGGAGCTTCTAAGCACACGCCCCACGGGCTCCGTCTCCTCCACACTGGGGCCGGCCTCCATCCAGCCCTCTAAGGTTGGCAAGAAGAAGAAAGTGGGCTCGGAGAAGCCGGGCACCACACTGCCACAGCCCCCACCCACTACCTGTCCCCCAGGGGCTTTGCAGGCCCCGGAAGCTCCTGCCAGCAGAGCCGAGGGGCCAGTTGCCGTCGTCGTTAATGGACACACAGAGGGCCCGGCCCTGGCTCGGAGTACCCCCAAGGAACCCCCAGGGCTCCCAAGGCCTCTGGGGTCCTTCCCCTGCCCCACGCCACAGGAGGACTTCCCAGCGCTCGGCGGCCCCTGCCCGCCCCGGATGCCGCCGCCCCCAG GCTTCAGCGCTGTGGTGCTCCTGAAGGGCACgcctcccccacccccgccgGGCCTGGTGCCCCCAGTCAGCAAGCCACCCCCCGGCTTCTCTGGCCTTCTGCCTAGCCCCCACCCGGCCTGtgtccccagccctgccaccaccaccatgacAAAAGT ACCCAGGCCGCCGCCTGCCCCACGGGCCTACCTAGTCCCCGAGAACTTCCGGGAGAGGAACCTTCAGCTCATCCAGTCCATCAGGGACTTCCTGCAGAGCGACGAGGCCCGCTTCAGCGAGTTCAGGAGCCACTCAGGGGAGTTCAGACAG GGCCTGATCTCCGCAGCCCAGTATTACAAGAGTTGCCGGGACCTGCTGGGGGAGAATTTCCAGAAGGTCTTTAATGAGCTGCTGGTCCTGCTGCCCGACACGGCCAAGCAGCAGGAGCTCCTGTCTGCACACACGGACTTCTGCAACCGCGAGAAGCCTCTCAGCACCAAGTCCAAGAAGAACAAGAAGAGCGCGTGGCAGGCCACCACCCAGCAGGCGGGCCTGGACTGCCGTGTGTGCCCCACCTGCCAGCAGGTGCTCGCGCATGGCGACGCCAGCAGCCACCAGGCGCTGCATGCTGCCCGGGACGACGACTTCCCCTCTCTGCAAGCCATCGCCAGGATCATCACGTAG